AAGTGTGAGCTTAAGGTAGAGTTTGTGTTGTTTATGTAATgcatgtaaatttttttgattgtAACAAACTCTGGTTTTCTGGGAAGGATTGAGCACTGAAAtgcctatttttttttttttttttgtagcgTCAATATGTTGCTTTCAGTGGTTAATTTTTatgtaatttcaatttgatgcttgttaaaattgaagatcaaaggCCTTAATCAGTATGTGTTGTGTATGTATTTTCCTTCTGTTTATAAATGATATTTCTATTTGGCACTGATAGTTAATTTCAGTTATCTCTCTCGCACGgttgtttttgtgtttctttAGATAGTACGAAAGAGGTCAATCAAACTCAACAGACCATTTCAAGTGAGAAGAATCAAGCTACAACTTCAGCTGGTGATGGAAGGTCTATATTTGTAGCTCAACTAATAATTCCCTTCTCTCCCCCTCACTCTATTCCCCCTTTAATATACAGATTTGCAGAATGTAGTTATTATGCTTGTATGGCAATCATGTTGAATTCAACTTTTACATATGCGTGGCATCTTTGTAGGCCTCAATGTCAAAACATTTTTGGGACATTCCTTGTAGTTGATTCATAGTGATCGAGCTGAAGTCATTAAGCAACTGTATCAATTTTCTTGCAATTGTAGTATGTTTAAGCATAGAGGGACACCTagtcttttcttttatcttattttcaatttaaatacATTTTGTGCTTCCTATTTTTGTACCCCGAAAAAAATTATACGCATGTCGAGCTGCAATGGTTAAATTGTATTCACATAGTTTTAGATCATGATCAGGCCAGAAAACGGCACAATATGTCtgggtttatttttatcaGATCCAACAGATTTGGATTAGTTTATCTAACAAACGGTACCAAATATTCATTACATGAGATTAAAACCATAATGACGTGATCAGACATTGTTTTGACTTTTGGAATCTCTTCTGTTTTGTAGTTCTCTTGAAACAGAGGGTGGAGCTGCAAAAACTGATACAGAACCAGATCAGTCTCAAAACACTGCAGAGGAAGCAGATTCTGTTGCTAGGCCGGTGAGCACAAGTGCAACTATTTCAACTGTCCTGGCAAAGGCTGGGAACACCTTAGAAGGAGCTCAGGCAGAGCTTGTTTTGAATCCCCTACGACTTGCATTTGAGACAAAGAACTTGAAAGTCCTAGAACCTGCTCTGGATTGTCTTCATGTATGCATTTCAtttcttgattttattttttgtagatTAAATATTATGTGCTTTCAAGATGGTGATACTTTGTTACACAAGGCATGAAGAAATTCATTGTTCTATCATAGTATCTGCATTCTTGTATGATTAGCGGTTGCTCCTTGTTATCATCActtataatttgttttatatcTATAATAGCTAACTAGTACTTCAAATTTCATAAGCACAGAAGCTCATTGCATATGATCATTTAGAGGGAGATCCTGGTTTAGATGATGGTAAAAGTGTACCGCTGTTTGCAGACCTTCTGAACATGGTTTGCAGTTGTGTTGACAACTCGTCATCTGATAGGTATGTGCCATGCACATCATTGGTTTTCTCCCAAAATATGTGGCTTGttattctttcttattttgggAAACAATGTGCAGTACCGTTTTGCAAGTGTTGAAGGTCCTTCTTACTGCTGTGGCATCCACGAAGTTCAGAGGTATGTTATCAGGGATGTGTGGAAATCGGGTATTCTTTTGCTAGAGTATTATATAACTTATATAGGGCTGTCATAAGTTGGGTTTCTTATCCATGTAAGTGTACTCATATGTACTGTGGTACTGGGTCTCTTCTATTGTAATATTCCTGATCTGCAGTAATTTATATGCATTTCAGCATATATCTTTGTCAGTTTGTGCATATGTATGTTTGGTACTGGTATTGTTGTGCCTTTTCTTGTTTCTACAATTTTCAGTgcaagaaattattttaaagtttaaaaCCTGTTTCAAATGCAGTACATGGGGAACCTTTGCTGGGGGTTATCAGAGTGTGCTACAATATCGCTCTGCACAGGTACTTTTACATTTGCATAAGGGTGTCCGATATCAATTTCAAGCAGTGCTAATGAATTGTACTTTGGACTTGTAGCAAGAGTCCCATAAACCAAGCAACCTCAAAGGCAATGCTTACGCAGATGATCAGCATCATATTCAGGAGAATGGAGACTGACCCAGTATGAATTTAAAGCTTTCAGTTCTGAATGTCTTTATCTGTAGTCTGGTACAACTGTACAGGACATGCATAAAATTTAGTTATTTTACCCCGTATTCTAGAAAGTTTGTAATTTCTTGCAGGGACTTGAGGATGCATCATCTGGTTCTGTTGGACATATAGAAACCATTTCAGGACAAAGTTCAAATACAAAAGCTGAAGAAACTTCCTTGGAAGACCAAAGTGAGAAAGAAATGACTTTAGGAGATCAACTTAACCAGGCCAAAGACACACCCATTGCATCTGTTGAGGAACTTCATAATCTTGCTGGCGGTGCTGACATCAAGGTACACTGTTTTCTATAGTTACCTATGTTCTTAATACCTTATGCACTCTCAGATGCTGTGTTTGCCACCATTTACTATGTCTCCCAATGCTGGCTATTTTAGCTTGCCAGGTTTCCTTTTGTACTAAGATTGTAGTTTTTATGTTGTTTAGGGCTTAGAGGCTGTCCTGGACAAAGCTGTGCATCTCGAAGATGGTAAAAAGATAACCAGGTTTGGATATGATATTATACTTTAAGATATCTCTTTCTCATATTCGTAGTCAACCAAATGTCTTTACATTGATTTGATTGCTCATAACTTTTATGTAATTTCTATAGAGGGATTGACCTCGAGAGCATGAGCATAGTTCAACGTGATGCTTTACTGGTTTTCCGCACCCTTTGCAAGGTTGGTTTGTTGAGCAATGCCTTCTAATTGTCAACAGCAATCCCTAGCCTCATTCATaaatctaaatttattttctgcAGATGGGGATGAAGGAAGATAACAATGAAGTTACATTGAAGACGAGGATTTTGTCTCTTGAACTTCTGCAGGTTACATTAGGGATTTATTTGTGCTTTTATGTTCATGGTTCCATGGATGCttaacataaaaaagaagttgATACTGTTTAAATAACTCAAAAATAgtatttaaaacttttttttttgggtgtgaaTTGATTAAGCAGTCAATCACCTCCCTCCTTCTTAGAcaatggaagaagaaagggtGATTTGAGAATGATGAAGATGCTTTCTCACACATTTGACTTATATAAGGAGCATTGTTTGTACCTATTTCCAgtgttttattaaataatgtaATGTCTTACGGCATTTCAGGGTTTATTGGAAGGGGTTGGCCATCCATTTACTAGGAACTTCCATTTTATCGATTCGGTGAAAGCATACCTATCATATGCTTTGTTGCGGGCTTCAGTTTCGCAGTCCCCTGTCATATTTCAGGTTAACATATATCTTTCCTTAATCCAATTTTAATGAATATGCTGTGAGATTATTGCTTCTAATTATGCATTTCCTTCTTGCAGTACGCAACTGGAATTTTTTTAGTGCTTTTGTTGCGGTTCAGAGAAAGCCTCAAAGTATGTATATGATCTTGACAAATAGTTACAAAACTTACCTTGATATGTTCTGTACCTTACACCAACAAATTTTATTCAGGGTGAAATAGGCATCTTCTTTCCCTTGATAGTTCTACGATCATTGGATGGCTTGGATTTTCCAATTAACCAGAAATTAAGTGTTCTTAGGTATATTGGCTTTTCTGATTATTACATTTCTAGTAATATTGCACATGttactttcatttatattGGGTGGCTTTTGCTTTCAGTGTGTCTCAGGAGAAgattatgtttttcttgttcttgtcCTGGTCTTCTAACGTGATGTGCTTTTTCAGGATGGTTGAAAAAGTTTGCAAGGATCCTCAGATGCTTGTTGACATATTTGTGAACTATGACTGTGATCTTGAGGCACCAAACTTGTTTGAGCGTATGGTACAATTTTACTTACTGTTTCACAATGATTTCTTTCTGATTCCATCCAAAAATGTTTTTCTCTTACATCTAATACATCTGCAATGTATTCTGACTGTTAATATTAGGTTACAACTCTATCCAGAATTGCTCAAGGGACTCTAAATGCAGATCCAAACATGGTTGCTGTATCACAGACAACTTCAATTAAAGGTTCATCTCTTCAGGTAGGTTTATAAGTTTACTCCTTTCTCTGATCCAGCTAGTTGATCATATGTTTTTTCCTGCTAGATATTCATTGATGGTATCAGAGGTTGCTTGATGACCCCTTTTTCCTTGACCTTGCCAGTGTCTTGTGAATGTGCTTAAATCACTAGTAGATTGGGAAAAGTCACGTGGAGAATCAGAAAACCAGAGTAAAAGGACTCAGTCTCTAGAAGGAGAAGCTTCAGCTAAAGAGGCTGTCGATGTACCCAGTAACTTTGAGAAGGCAAAAGCTCATAAATCTACATTGGAAGCTGCCATCTCTGAGGTAATTGATCTGCATCAATCTTGTTAACTTGATTTCCCTggatgaattttttatattttatttcttttctgaGAACTGATTTAGCCATAGTCTAGAACTGATTTATAGTATTAATAATGTTGCAGTTCAACAGGAAACCTGTAAAGGGTGTAGAGTATCTAAGATCAAATAAGTTGGTGGAAAACACACCTCATTCAGTTGCCCAATTTTTGAGAAGTACTCCCAGTTTGGACAAGGTGGAAGCTCTGTTCTTATATAAGTTGCTTTTCTACAATGATACAGACATCTTAGTACttctatgattttttttcaggCTATGATTGGGGAGTATTTGGGTCACCATGAAGAATTCCCCCTTGCTGTGATGCATGCTTATGTAGATtccatgaagttttcaggaATGAAGTTTGACACTGCAATTCGTGAACTTCTTAAAGGATTCCGACTTCCAGGGGAAGCTCAAAAGATAGATCGTATCATGGAAAAATTTGCGGAAAGGTACTGGGGGTGTCTGTTTGATTTCATTGCTGTCTGGTTTTTAATTTGCTGTGCATAAATGTCTAGACCTGAGCGTGCCTGCATGGTCATGCATATGATTCAAACTTAATACATGTACCCTTTGTAAATGTGTGAACTCCAATTTCTGACTGAATATGATTTGGGCATCCATGTTGTACGGAGattatattcattttttaattgttggCCAGTGATGTTGTTCAATATGTTGCATATGCAGATATTGTGCAGATAATCCAGGACTTTTCAAAAATGCGGATACTGCATACATTCTTGCATATGCAGTTATAATGTTGAATACTGATGCACATAATCCAATGGTGTGGCCTAAAATGTCCAAGTCGGATTTTATACGCATGAATGCTATGGATGATGCAGAAGAGTGTGCTCCAACAGAGCTTCTGGAAGAAATCTATGATTCAATTGTCAAAGAAGAGATAAAGATGAAAGATGATACTGTTGGTCTTGAGAGAAGTGGAAGAAATAAGCCCGAAGGTGAAGAGAGAGGGCGCCTTGTCAGTATCCTTAATCTGGCTCTTCCCAGAAGAACGTTGTCTGCAGATACTAAATCAGAAAGTGAAGCTATCATTAAGAAGACACAAGCTATATTTCGCAATCAAGGTGCAAAAAGAGGGGTCTTCTATACTACACAGCAGTTAGACCTTGTAAGGCCTATGGTTGAAGCTGTAGGATGGCCCTTGCTTGCTACTTTTTCTGTTACAATGGAGGAAGGTGAGAATAAGTCAAGGGTGGTTCTCTGTATGGAGGGATTTAAAGCTGGAATACACATTACATATGTTCTTGGAATGGATACCATGCGCTATGCCTTTCTAACATCTCTGGTCAGGTAAAACATCTGTCTTGTTTTCTCCCCAAACATTTGTATATTTgtactttttatatttatttatttccattCTTAGTATgttagccttttttttttctttttgtgaaaaaatatgtatttaattAATCTGGAGACAATGAATTGTGTTGTGTATCACGGTTTTGATCTTTGAAGCAATATCTATGATAATACTAATCGAGCTTTTGGGTTGTCATCTCAGATTTACTTTCTTGCATGCTCCAAAGGAAATGCGCAGTAAAAATGTGGAAGCTCTGCGAACTCTACTATCTCTTTGCGACATGGAGACTGGCTCCCTTCAAGACACATGGAATGCAGTTTTGGAATGTGTTTCTCGGCTTGAATTCATTACATCAACTCCATCTATAGCTGCAACAGTCATGCATGGATCAAACCAGATCTCCAAAGATGCTGTTCTTCAATCTCTAAGAGAGTTGGCCGGAAAACCTTCTGAACAAGTATTTGTGAATAGCGTTCAGCTTCCTAGTGATTCTGTAGTGGAGTTCTTCACTGCACTCTGTGGTGTATCAGCTGAAGAACTAAAACAAACTCCAGCTCGTGTGTTTAGCTTGCAAAAACTTGTGGAGATCAGCTACTACAACATGGCTCGTATACGCATGGTATGTTTTTTATCTATTGAAACCTCTATTGTTCTGCTTGTAAATGTACAACCTAGATCATACCAAAAATGCTCATGGAGTGTTATTCTGATTTGTGTCCTGCAAATTTTGAGTTCTctatattttgaatgtttctgcTAATGTCTTACAGGTCTGGGCTAGAATATGGTCTGTTTTGGCAAACCACTTTATTTCAGCTGGGAGTCATCATGATGAAAAAATTGCTATGTATGCTATAGATTCTCTCAGGCAGCTTGGTGTGAAGTATCTGGAGCGAGCTGAACTTGCCAATTTCACATTCCAAAATGACATTCTTAAACCTTTTGTTGTTCTTATGCGCAATAGTCGAAGTGAAACCATAAGGAGCCTAATTGTTGACTGCATTGTTCAAGTATGTCTACATAGTTTGCTTTCCTGAATGCGCTCCTTTTATCTTCCTTAACCTTCTCAATATACAGCTATCCTGCTACAAACAAAATTGATTCTGTTGCCTTTTACAGATGATAAAATCCAAAGTAGGGAGCATCAAGTCTGGATGGCGTAGCGTTTTCATGATTTTTACAGCAGCTGCAGATGATGAATTGGAATCAATAGTTGAGAGCGCTTTTGAAAATGTTGAACAAGGTGACATTCTTTTCCCTTACTGTATGTTTTCATATCATATTGATTTCCTCCTCTTCACAATTTGGTATGTCTAATACTGGGAAATTTGCAGTTATCTTGGAACACTTCGATCAAGTAGTGGGAGATTGTTTTATGGACTGTGTCAACTGTCTTATCAGGTTTGCTAATAATAGAACTTCACACCGTATAAGTTTGAAGGCAATTGCACTACTGCGCATATGTGAGGATCGTCTGGCGGAGGTTTGTTAGTCCTGTCGGCATTAACTTTTCCTTGGTCTTTGTGGATGCCTGTCACTCATTACATGTTGCTTTTGCTTGTATCCTTCAGTGTAGTGTCTTTGTCAGATACCGTAAATAATTTCTGAACTATGTTGGTGGTTAATTGGATCTATAAAAGTTGAGGTGAAGTTAGTAAACAGAAATGATTGGGTTGTGAGATTTTCAGTATGAAATGAGAACACATGCAGGGCCTGGAAACCGAACCTTTGTTCAAATGgttaggaaaaagaaaaactgatGCTTAGCTTTTCTTTGATACTATGATGACTGGCTGCTTAGGCAACCCTGGTCTTGGGCTCCTTTGTTGCAGGTGGATTTGGTTGTTGTGGGTTGTGTTGATGTCTATGGTTCTATGGCGTCTTCTAACTTGCTTGTATTGATAACTTGTCACTTGGCTGTTGAGATATCCGTGCTTAACTTCTGGTTTGTCAATTTCAGGGTCTTATACCTGGTGGTGCTTTGAGGCCTATTGACGTAAATGTGGATACAACTTTTGACGTGACTGAGCATTATTGGTTCCCAATGCTGGCTGGTCTGTCAGATCTGACATCAGATCCAAGACCAGAGGTCAGAAGCTGTGCACTTGAAGTATTGTTTGATCTACTAAATGAGAGAGGTAGCAAGTTCTCATCATCATTTTGGGAGAGCATTTTTCATCGTGTCTTGTTTCCCATATTTGATCATGTGAGACATGCTGGAAAGGAAAGCTTGGTTTCTCCTGATGAGGAATGGTTCCGTGAAACAAGCATTCACTCACTTCAGTTGCTTTGCAACCTTTTCAACACTTTTTATAAGGTAGTGTTGAGCTAAATACTAGCTGTATAGATTGTATTAGTTTTCCTAGTTATTGGTGAATAATCACACGTAATAAGGGAGGAAA
Above is a genomic segment from Prunus dulcis chromosome 7, ALMONDv2, whole genome shotgun sequence containing:
- the LOC117633686 gene encoding brefeldin A-inhibited guanine nucleotide-exchange protein 5, which codes for MAGGAAGGFVTRAFESMLKECSPKKHADLQKAVQAYIDSTKEVNQTQQTISSEKNQATTSAGDGSSLETEGGAAKTDTEPDQSQNTAEEADSVARPVSTSATISTVLAKAGNTLEGAQAELVLNPLRLAFETKNLKVLEPALDCLHKLIAYDHLEGDPGLDDGKSVPLFADLLNMVCSCVDNSSSDSTVLQVLKVLLTAVASTKFRVHGEPLLGVIRVCYNIALHSKSPINQATSKAMLTQMISIIFRRMETDPGLEDASSGSVGHIETISGQSSNTKAEETSLEDQSEKEMTLGDQLNQAKDTPIASVEELHNLAGGADIKGLEAVLDKAVHLEDGKKITRGIDLESMSIVQRDALLVFRTLCKMGMKEDNNEVTLKTRILSLELLQGLLEGVGHPFTRNFHFIDSVKAYLSYALLRASVSQSPVIFQYATGIFLVLLLRFRESLKGEIGIFFPLIVLRSLDGLDFPINQKLSVLRMVEKVCKDPQMLVDIFVNYDCDLEAPNLFERMVTTLSRIAQGTLNADPNMVAVSQTTSIKGSSLQCLVNVLKSLVDWEKSRGESENQSKRTQSLEGEASAKEAVDVPSNFEKAKAHKSTLEAAISEFNRKPVKGVEYLRSNKLVENTPHSVAQFLRSTPSLDKAMIGEYLGHHEEFPLAVMHAYVDSMKFSGMKFDTAIRELLKGFRLPGEAQKIDRIMEKFAERYCADNPGLFKNADTAYILAYAVIMLNTDAHNPMVWPKMSKSDFIRMNAMDDAEECAPTELLEEIYDSIVKEEIKMKDDTVGLERSGRNKPEGEERGRLVSILNLALPRRTLSADTKSESEAIIKKTQAIFRNQGAKRGVFYTTQQLDLVRPMVEAVGWPLLATFSVTMEEGENKSRVVLCMEGFKAGIHITYVLGMDTMRYAFLTSLVRFTFLHAPKEMRSKNVEALRTLLSLCDMETGSLQDTWNAVLECVSRLEFITSTPSIAATVMHGSNQISKDAVLQSLRELAGKPSEQVFVNSVQLPSDSVVEFFTALCGVSAEELKQTPARVFSLQKLVEISYYNMARIRMVWARIWSVLANHFISAGSHHDEKIAMYAIDSLRQLGVKYLERAELANFTFQNDILKPFVVLMRNSRSETIRSLIVDCIVQMIKSKVGSIKSGWRSVFMIFTAAADDELESIVESAFENVEQVILEHFDQVVGDCFMDCVNCLIRFANNRTSHRISLKAIALLRICEDRLAEGLIPGGALRPIDVNVDTTFDVTEHYWFPMLAGLSDLTSDPRPEVRSCALEVLFDLLNERGSKFSSSFWESIFHRVLFPIFDHVRHAGKESLVSPDEEWFRETSIHSLQLLCNLFNTFYKEVCFMLPPLLSLLLDCAKKTDQAVVSLSLGALVHLIEVGGHQFSENDWDTLLKSIRDALYTTQPLELLNALGFENLKNNRALIGDLEVNSGDSPSIKSDYEGVDSRRFDVSDNGRNPNASVLMDNKQDSGVQMNLDGSEGLPSPSGGGPKSAEGLQRNQTIGQRIMDNLFLRNLTSKPKGIASDASVPSSPIKVPEAVEPDVRDEEESSLLGTCRGKCITQLLLLGAIDSIQKKYWSKLKAPQKIAIMDILLSALEFAASYNSYTNLRTRMHQIPDERPPLNLLRQELAGTCIYLDILQKATSGFSANKEALAETNVSQNVDIIEHSNDEEKVEGLAEEKLVSFCEQVLREASDLQSGSGETTNMDIHRVLELRSPIIIKVLKGMCYMNQQIFRRHLRNFYPLLTKLVCCDQMDVRGALGDLFRAQLKALLP